In the Bactrocera tryoni isolate S06 unplaced genomic scaffold, CSIRO_BtryS06_freeze2 scaffold_11, whole genome shotgun sequence genome, one interval contains:
- the LOC120779852 gene encoding uncharacterized protein LOC120779852 translates to MATFLQRRCQTLENVTHAMVTKTPSTQVSYTKYRKNAFVVSKTSIKSCAICQKHDHIVYTCPLFASLSPSDRWKEAKRAHLCINCLKPGHQVQQCKSSTCRCCSMKHHTLLHFTQVHPAATGISETTPGPSQPAVLVTRTSKSRSPSPQSRSCSTECVLLATAIVFVRNSVGSLIPCRAILDSASQINFITTRLANKLQIKKSKSSLAVSGIGDSEFIINSSVNISIHSVHNSFSANLESAVTPTITDYQPNYPLEIYDWDIPANINLADPEFQKPQRVDLLIGASIFLICFALVKFV, encoded by the coding sequence ATGGCTACGTTCTTGCAGAGGAGATGTCAAACATTAGAAAATGTGACTCATGCTATGGTAACAAAAACACCTAGCACACAGGTGAGCTATACAAAGTATCGTAAAAATGCGTTTGTTGTTTCTAAGACTTCCATCAAAAGTTGTGCGATTTGTCAAAAGCATGACCATATTGTGTACACGTGCCCACTATTCGCAAGTTTGAGTCCAAGTGACAGGTGGAAGGAAGCCAAAAGAGCACATCTGTGCATAAATTGTCTCAAACCAGGACATCAGGTGCAGCAATGTAAATCTTCTACATGTCGTTGTTGTTCCATGAAGCATCATACCCTGCTGCATTTTACTCAAGTCCACCCAGCCGCAACTGGTATTTCTGAAACCACACCTGGTCCATCACAGCCAGCTGTCCTCGTCACAAGGACATCAAAAAGTCGCTCACCTTCGCCTCAGTCACGCTCTTGTTCAACTGAATGTGTGCTTCTTGCAACTGCTATTGTTTTCGTTCGCAACAGTGTCGGATCGCTAATACCATGTCGCGCGATCCTCGATTCTGCTTCACAAATCAACTTTATAACGACGAGATTagcaaataaattacaaattaaaaaatctaaatcatCGTTAGCAGTTTCCGGTATCGGAGATTcggaatttattattaattctaGCGTCAACATTTCAATTCATTCTGTACATAACAGCTTCAGTGCCAATTTAGAATCTGCCGTAACTCCAACAATCACCGATTATCAGCCAAATTATCCACTCGAAATCTATGATTGGGATATTCCAGCGAATATCAACTTAGCTGATCCCGAGTTTCAGAAGCCCCAACGTGTGGATCTTCTCATAGGTGCAAGcatatttttgatttgctttgCATTGGTCAAATtcgtttaa